One window of Parabacteroides sp. FAFU027 genomic DNA carries:
- the araA gene encoding L-arabinose isomerase encodes MAFENYEVWFVTGAQLLYGGDAVVKVDAHSNEMVKGLNESGNLPVKVVYKGTANSSAEIAEIMRAANGDTKCIGMITWMHTFSPAKMWIHGLLDYKKPLLHLHTQFDQQIPWGEIDMDYMNLNQSAHGDREFGHITSRLRKPRKVVVGYWKDKSTHDKIGGWMRVCAGWADSQDMLIIRFGDNMNNVAVTDGDKVEAEIRLGYHVDNAPIAKLVPFVEAVTEAEIDALVDVYEKIYDFADDCKKGTEKHVSVRQAAAQEIGLRRFLESKGAKAFTTSFNELEGMSQLMGFASQRLMAEGYGFGAEGDWKSAALSRTMWVMAQGLPGGCSFLEDYVLNFDGENSSILQSHMLEINPEIAGNKPRIEVHFLGIGDAGVCARLIFQAHKGTGVATTIVDMGNRFRMILNEVEVIEPQALPKLPVACALWKPMPNFEIGAGAWILAGGTHHSCFSFSLTTEMMEDFAEIADIELLIIDKDTTIRQFRQDLRNNEVYYMLNKALR; translated from the coding sequence ATGGCTTTTGAAAATTATGAAGTATGGTTCGTTACAGGAGCTCAGCTTTTGTACGGAGGTGACGCAGTTGTAAAAGTTGACGCGCACTCTAACGAAATGGTAAAAGGATTGAACGAATCTGGTAACTTGCCTGTAAAAGTTGTATATAAAGGAACTGCAAACTCTTCAGCAGAAATCGCTGAAATCATGCGTGCTGCTAACGGTGACACCAAATGTATCGGTATGATCACCTGGATGCACACTTTCTCTCCTGCTAAAATGTGGATCCACGGTCTTTTGGACTACAAAAAACCATTGTTGCACTTACATACTCAATTTGACCAACAAATTCCATGGGGCGAAATCGACATGGATTACATGAACCTTAACCAATCGGCTCACGGTGACCGCGAATTCGGACACATCACCAGCCGTCTGCGTAAACCTCGCAAAGTGGTGGTAGGTTACTGGAAAGACAAATCAACTCACGATAAAATCGGTGGCTGGATGCGCGTTTGTGCAGGTTGGGCTGATTCACAGGATATGTTGATCATCCGTTTCGGTGACAACATGAACAACGTAGCAGTAACTGATGGTGATAAAGTAGAAGCTGAAATCCGTTTGGGTTACCACGTGGATAACGCTCCTATCGCTAAACTGGTTCCTTTCGTAGAAGCAGTAACTGAAGCGGAAATTGATGCTTTGGTTGATGTTTACGAGAAAATCTACGACTTCGCTGACGATTGCAAAAAAGGAACTGAAAAACACGTTTCTGTACGTCAGGCTGCTGCTCAGGAAATCGGTCTTCGTCGTTTCCTTGAGTCAAAAGGTGCTAAAGCGTTTACTACCAGCTTCAACGAATTGGAAGGTATGTCTCAGTTGATGGGATTTGCTTCTCAGCGTTTGATGGCAGAAGGTTACGGTTTCGGTGCTGAAGGTGACTGGAAATCTGCTGCATTGTCACGTACTATGTGGGTAATGGCACAAGGTCTTCCTGGTGGTTGCTCATTCCTTGAAGATTATGTATTGAACTTCGACGGTGAAAACAGCTCTATCCTTCAGTCTCACATGTTGGAAATCAACCCTGAAATTGCAGGTAACAAACCACGTATCGAAGTACACTTCTTAGGAATTGGCGATGCAGGTGTTTGTGCACGTTTGATTTTCCAGGCTCACAAAGGTACAGGTGTTGCTACTACTATCGTGGATATGGGTAACCGTTTCCGTATGATTCTGAATGAAGTAGAGGTAATCGAGCCACAAGCTCTTCCTAAACTTCCTGTAGCTTGTGCATTGTGGAAACCAATGCCTAACTTCGAAATTGGTGCAGGTGCATGGATTTTGGCTGGTGGTACTCACCACTCTTGTTTCTCATTCTCTCTTACAACTGAGATGATGGAAGACTTCGCAGAAATCGCTGATATCGAATTGTTGATCATCGATAAAGACACAACTATTCGTCAGTTCCGTCAGGA
- a CDS encoding L-ribulose-5-phosphate 4-epimerase yields MLAELKEKVFQANLELVKHGLVIFTWGNVSEIDRESGLVVIKPSGVSYDDMKAEHMVVVDLDGKVVEGTLKPSSDTATHLELYKAFPGIKAVVHTHSTYATAWAQAGCDIPNIGTTHADYFAEGIPCTRMMTEAEVTGEYEKETGTVIIERFEGINPVYVPGVLVKNHGPFSWGKDAHDAVHNAVVMEQVAKMAFIAYNVNPQLQMNPHLITKHFYRKHGPGAYYGQK; encoded by the coding sequence ATGCTCGCAGAACTCAAAGAAAAAGTGTTTCAGGCTAATCTCGAATTAGTGAAGCACGGTTTGGTAATCTTTACCTGGGGAAACGTTAGTGAAATTGACCGTGAATCCGGTTTGGTCGTAATCAAACCTTCAGGCGTATCATACGATGATATGAAAGCCGAACACATGGTTGTTGTTGACCTCGATGGTAAAGTAGTGGAAGGTACTCTCAAACCTTCATCTGACACAGCAACTCACCTGGAGTTGTACAAAGCATTCCCCGGAATTAAAGCCGTTGTTCACACACACTCTACCTATGCAACTGCATGGGCGCAGGCAGGATGTGATATTCCAAATATCGGTACTACTCATGCTGACTACTTTGCAGAAGGGATTCCATGTACCCGCATGATGACTGAAGCGGAAGTGACAGGTGAATACGAAAAAGAGACCGGAACCGTAATCATCGAGCGTTTCGAAGGTATTAACCCTGTTTATGTACCGGGCGTATTGGTGAAAAACCACGGACCATTCTCCTGGGGTAAAGATGCGCACGATGCTGTTCACAATGCAGTGGTAATGGAGCAGGTGGCTAAAATGGCATTCATTGCATATAACGTTAATCCGCAATTGCAAATGAATCCCCATTTGATTACCAAGCACTTCTACCGTAAACACGGACCGGGAGCTTACTACGGGCAGAAATAA
- the lepA gene encoding translation elongation factor 4 codes for MKNIRNFCIIAHIDHGKSTLADRLLEFTKTVEGKDLQAQVLDNMDLERERGITIKSHAIQMEYVYQGEKYILNLIDTPGHVDFSYEVSRSIAACEGALLIVDATQGIQAQTIANLYMAIEHDLEIIPIANKVDLESAMPEEVEDQIIELLGCKREEIIRASGKTGIGVEDILAAIVNRVPAPKGDPEAPLQCLIFDSVFNSFRGIIAYFKIVNGTIRKGDKVKFFSTGKEYEADEIGVLKLNMAPREELGTGDVGYLITGIKTSKEVRVGDTITHIANPCKSGIAGFEEVKPMVFAGIYPIEAEDFEDLRASLEKLQLNDASLTFQPESSLALGFGFRCGFLGLLHMEIIQERLDREFDMDVITTVPNVSYRVYDKQGIMSEVHNPSGLPDPTHIESIEEPYIRATVITTTNFIGPIMSLCLGKRGELLKQEYISGDRVEIIYDMPLGEIVIDFYDKLKSISKGYASFDYHIHDFRPSKLVKLDILLNGESVDALSTLTHVDNAYGLGRRMCEKLKELIPRQQFDIAIQAAIGAKIIARETIKAVRKDVTAKCYGGDISRKRKLLEKQKKGKKRMKQIGSVEVPQKAFLAVLKLD; via the coding sequence ATGAAGAATATCCGCAACTTTTGCATTATTGCTCACATTGACCACGGAAAAAGTACACTGGCTGACCGTCTGCTTGAATTTACGAAAACAGTAGAAGGAAAAGACCTTCAGGCGCAGGTACTCGATAATATGGATCTGGAACGCGAACGAGGCATCACCATCAAAAGCCACGCCATCCAGATGGAATACGTTTATCAAGGTGAAAAATATATCCTTAACCTGATTGACACTCCGGGACACGTTGACTTTTCATACGAGGTTTCCCGCTCGATTGCCGCCTGCGAAGGTGCATTGCTGATTGTTGACGCTACACAGGGAATCCAGGCGCAAACCATTGCCAACCTATACATGGCCATCGAGCATGACTTGGAAATTATCCCCATTGCCAACAAAGTGGACCTCGAAAGCGCCATGCCGGAAGAGGTGGAAGACCAAATCATCGAATTGCTGGGTTGCAAACGCGAAGAGATTATCCGTGCCAGTGGCAAAACCGGTATTGGCGTGGAAGACATTCTGGCCGCAATCGTAAACCGCGTTCCAGCTCCTAAAGGTGACCCGGAAGCCCCACTACAATGTCTTATTTTCGACTCTGTATTCAATTCTTTCCGCGGAATCATCGCTTATTTCAAAATTGTAAACGGCACTATCCGTAAAGGCGACAAGGTAAAATTCTTCTCTACAGGCAAAGAGTATGAGGCTGACGAAATCGGTGTACTTAAACTCAATATGGCTCCTCGCGAAGAGCTGGGAACAGGGGACGTAGGCTATCTGATCACCGGTATCAAGACCTCCAAAGAGGTGCGTGTTGGTGATACCATTACACATATTGCTAATCCTTGTAAAAGTGGAATCGCCGGTTTTGAAGAGGTAAAACCAATGGTATTTGCCGGGATTTATCCTATCGAAGCAGAAGACTTCGAAGATCTGCGTGCATCTTTGGAAAAACTCCAACTGAACGATGCCTCCCTGACTTTCCAGCCTGAATCATCACTGGCTTTGGGCTTCGGGTTCCGATGCGGTTTCCTTGGATTGTTGCACATGGAGATTATCCAGGAGCGTCTCGACCGCGAGTTCGATATGGACGTTATCACCACTGTTCCTAACGTTTCGTACCGCGTGTATGACAAACAGGGTATAATGTCGGAAGTGCATAACCCGTCCGGTCTCCCTGATCCTACTCATATCGAAAGTATCGAAGAGCCGTATATCCGAGCAACTGTCATCACTACCACAAACTTCATCGGACCGATCATGTCGCTTTGTCTCGGCAAGCGTGGTGAACTGCTCAAACAGGAGTACATCTCAGGTGACCGCGTGGAGATCATCTATGATATGCCATTGGGTGAAATTGTAATCGACTTTTACGATAAACTGAAGAGTATTTCGAAGGGGTATGCTTCATTTGACTACCACATCCACGACTTCCGTCCGTCGAAGCTGGTAAAACTGGACATCCTGCTTAACGGCGAATCGGTGGATGCCCTTTCTACACTAACTCACGTGGATAATGCTTACGGACTGGGACGTCGCATGTGTGAGAAACTGAAAGAGCTAATCCCGCGTCAGCAATTTGACATCGCTATCCAGGCTGCGATCGGAGCGAAAATTATCGCACGAGAAACCATCAAAGCGGTTCGTAAAGACGTAACTGCAAAATGTTATGGTGGTGATATTTCCCGTAAGCGTAAACTGCTCGAGAAACAGAAGAAAGGTAAAAAACGCATGAAACAGATCGGTTCGGTTGAGGTTCCGCAGAAAGCGTTCCTCGCAGTATTGAAACTGGATTAA
- a CDS encoding DUF4349 domain-containing protein, which yields MKTRQIIFSLGVIALLTGCGNKAADKMSYEAAADSTTVNMSSSAAVENPGDSTHKFIRTANLKFRVNNVAKATTVIEDITARMGGYVASTNLSSNKDNVKTTEISSDSTLETTYYTVTNDMVLRVPNVKLDTTLRQLACLVTYLDYRVIKADDVSLQVLTNKLTQKRAKTAESRLAKSIDTRGKKLGETAAAEETLQNKQEAADNAFVENLSLEDQMKYSTINLSVYQRQGMLNELIPNEKNVEAYQPGFFLKLWEAIKVGWVVISELFLFIVKLWGLILMAGIVYLLYKIYFAKKKESQE from the coding sequence ATGAAAACCAGACAAATTATCTTTTCTCTTGGTGTTATTGCACTGTTGACCGGTTGTGGCAATAAAGCGGCAGACAAAATGAGCTATGAGGCAGCGGCAGATTCTACGACTGTTAATATGAGTTCTTCTGCCGCAGTTGAAAATCCCGGTGATTCTACTCATAAGTTTATCCGGACAGCGAATCTGAAGTTCAGGGTGAATAATGTAGCAAAGGCAACGACAGTTATTGAAGATATTACTGCCCGGATGGGAGGTTATGTTGCTTCGACGAATCTGAGCAGTAATAAGGATAATGTGAAGACTACCGAGATTAGTAGCGATTCTACGCTTGAGACAACCTATTACACAGTAACGAACGATATGGTATTGCGCGTTCCTAATGTGAAGCTGGATACCACGTTACGCCAATTAGCCTGTCTGGTTACTTATCTTGACTATCGAGTCATTAAAGCTGATGACGTGTCGCTTCAGGTGTTAACCAACAAGCTGACACAGAAGCGTGCCAAAACGGCAGAATCCCGACTTGCAAAATCTATAGATACCCGTGGCAAGAAGTTGGGTGAAACGGCAGCTGCCGAGGAGACCCTGCAAAACAAGCAGGAAGCAGCAGATAATGCATTTGTGGAAAATCTCTCGCTGGAGGATCAGATGAAGTACAGCACCATTAATCTCTCCGTTTATCAGCGTCAGGGAATGTTAAATGAATTGATTCCAAATGAGAAAAATGTAGAGGCGTACCAACCCGGATTTTTCCTTAAGCTTTGGGAGGCAATTAAAGTCGGTTGGGTGGTTATTTCTGAATTGTTCCTGTTTATCGTAAAGCTTTGGGGCTTAATCCTTATGGCAGGAATCGTTTATTTGCTTTATAAGATTTATTTCGCAAAGAAAAAAGAGAGTCAAGAGTAA
- a CDS encoding DUF3857 domain-containing protein: MKKKIYQFCTLLLLTISTLYAQDAKVLKMTQYCEIADNKLTETDTITFAIFNRNGEEHCQISIPYSKMEKLSDINGWIDDSRGNRIRNLRSADISDASYRNASSLYQDEFIKTLVLKHNVYPYIVTYTYRTTRKQFLSIADWTPVYNYSMPTDKASLTIKVPRNYDIRFKENGIQSHKIDSLPGQIKHIWTATYTQPILSEKYSIDREELTPYVKVVPRHFIYGVEGELQSWESFGNWYWRLTKGLNDLSAQDKEQVQELTRGITDKKEMIRKIYHFMQDQTRYINISLNIGGLKPYPASYVSTNKYGDCKALSNYMKSLLESVGIPSYLTIIEGDHLPKKVLKDFPSSQFNHVILTVPLDKDTLYLENTSNIHPFDFTGAFIQNREALLIREKGSKLIHIPAFSSKKGENDRTINIHLSKTGNADADLSFRFRGYNFDLFNSLKSDYNQDFQDRQVREYLPLSNYEVISWDLTKADRDSAFITLNTKVNLYKYLKPIGNEFYFSLLPIGTLGFETPQSRTLAVSLPFPISYTDTINFIFPDGYKLKNLPETQTMQSKYGKCNLLFLDKKDTMTQVRQFELNAGTIDRKEYDAFYEFLKRIAESDRRKIVITTK, encoded by the coding sequence ATGAAGAAAAAGATCTACCAATTCTGCACTTTGCTTTTACTAACCATATCAACACTTTACGCTCAGGATGCAAAAGTTCTAAAAATGACTCAATACTGTGAAATTGCAGACAATAAGCTCACTGAAACAGATACAATAACATTTGCCATATTCAATCGCAACGGAGAAGAGCACTGTCAAATCAGTATTCCTTATTCTAAAATGGAAAAGTTATCGGATATCAATGGATGGATTGATGACAGCCGTGGCAATAGGATAAGAAATCTTCGCAGTGCAGATATTTCCGATGCAAGTTATAGGAATGCAAGCTCGTTATACCAGGACGAATTCATCAAAACGCTCGTACTTAAGCATAATGTCTATCCTTACATTGTAACCTACACCTACCGGACAACCAGGAAGCAGTTTCTGTCAATTGCCGACTGGACTCCGGTCTATAACTATAGCATGCCGACTGACAAAGCGTCACTAACGATTAAAGTACCCAGGAACTACGATATTAGATTCAAAGAAAATGGTATTCAATCTCATAAAATTGATAGTTTGCCCGGGCAAATCAAACATATCTGGACTGCAACTTATACACAGCCCATACTTTCCGAAAAGTACAGCATTGACAGAGAGGAACTGACACCCTATGTAAAAGTAGTACCCAGACACTTTATCTATGGTGTGGAAGGTGAGCTTCAGAGCTGGGAATCCTTCGGCAACTGGTATTGGCGCCTGACCAAAGGATTAAACGATTTATCAGCTCAGGACAAAGAGCAAGTGCAAGAGCTCACCCGCGGCATCACGGATAAAAAGGAGATGATCAGAAAAATCTATCATTTCATGCAGGACCAGACCCGCTACATCAATATTTCTCTTAACATCGGGGGACTTAAACCCTACCCGGCCTCCTATGTATCAACCAACAAATATGGTGACTGCAAAGCATTGAGTAATTATATGAAGTCATTGCTCGAGAGCGTCGGTATCCCGTCTTATCTTACGATCATCGAAGGAGATCATTTACCTAAAAAGGTTTTGAAAGATTTCCCATCCAGTCAGTTTAATCATGTGATCCTTACCGTTCCACTGGATAAAGACACTTTATATCTGGAAAACACAAGTAATATCCATCCCTTCGACTTTACCGGAGCATTTATCCAAAACAGGGAAGCACTATTGATAAGGGAAAAGGGAAGTAAGCTTATTCATATTCCGGCTTTTAGCAGCAAAAAGGGGGAAAACGACAGAACTATCAATATTCACTTAAGCAAAACGGGAAATGCCGATGCTGATCTGAGTTTCCGATTCCGTGGGTATAATTTTGACCTCTTCAATAGCCTGAAGTCGGATTACAATCAGGATTTTCAGGATAGACAGGTGAGAGAATATCTGCCTTTAAGCAATTACGAAGTGATCAGTTGGGACTTAACCAAAGCAGACCGCGATAGCGCTTTCATCACGCTCAACACCAAAGTAAATCTGTACAAGTATCTGAAGCCCATCGGAAATGAATTTTATTTCAGCCTTCTCCCCATTGGCACCCTTGGATTTGAGACTCCTCAAAGCCGAACTTTGGCGGTATCACTTCCTTTTCCAATTTCATATACAGATACCATCAACTTCATTTTCCCCGACGGTTATAAACTTAAGAATCTTCCCGAGACACAAACCATGCAAAGTAAATATGGCAAATGCAATCTTCTGTTTTTAGACAAAAAAGATACTATGACACAGGTGCGGCAGTTTGAACTGAATGCCGGAACTATTGATAGAAAGGAATACGATGCTTTTTATGAATTTCTCAAGCGGATTGCCGAGTCTGATCGAAGAAAAATTGTAATTACCACCAAATAA
- a CDS encoding transglutaminase domain-containing protein, translating into MKKQFLIVMFFIASLPAMRAQNNDLASLNEALTQKQYPGDPAAEAAILSDVGRSFFESGDEGFSLYFERKTRVKIYKKAGLKWGEIEIPFYFANEGIERIYDIIGATYNLEDGIVKSTPLAIDKKLEEKVDKNWRIMKFAMPNVKVSSVIDVSYKISSPYLFNLRSWDFQYKIPIKYSEYRTCMNPFYEYIYILQGTNQLSGFNSFVDPGMSRHFGGIEYHDMIYEFIMKDVPAFRDETFISSANDYMIKLNFQLSKIHYPTGGERKIMSTWENLVKEMLGSDGYAGYLSDAEKKAKAIVDTMKFRSTDPLEKAKAIERYIKDNFSWNGDVTKFPDSSLKELLKTKRGNSAQINLFLIGMLKAAGIETSPVLLSTRGHGKIFSDYPFLHFFNYVIAMAKVGEDLIPLDATDPLSNFMEIPPVCFNDKGLLLKKENAQWITINNPGLSNSTYVLDLQPDPIKENVSGKIKIETTGYDALKLREQYQSNFKQFKSDILPSTLTLADSIKTNNLSQYEKSFEVNFGANTPLEKVEDKLIISPFCNLSITENPLKGVSRSYPIDMNYKKEKKYIATIQIPKGYKVFSKPEDLKLSNNLGAISFTTEIIDNQTVKIIGSYKFNNDVINADQYYELKGFFNKIVDKFNEKVICIKG; encoded by the coding sequence ATGAAAAAGCAGTTCTTAATCGTGATGTTTTTCATTGCCAGTCTGCCTGCAATGAGAGCACAAAACAATGACCTGGCATCTCTTAACGAGGCGCTGACACAAAAACAATACCCTGGTGATCCTGCCGCTGAAGCCGCAATCCTGAGTGATGTAGGAAGGTCTTTTTTCGAAAGCGGCGACGAAGGTTTTTCTCTCTATTTTGAGCGTAAAACCAGAGTCAAGATTTACAAAAAAGCAGGTTTAAAATGGGGTGAGATTGAAATTCCATTCTATTTTGCCAATGAAGGAATTGAAAGAATTTATGATATTATCGGCGCAACTTACAATCTGGAGGACGGTATTGTAAAATCGACGCCATTGGCAATCGATAAAAAGCTGGAAGAGAAAGTTGATAAGAATTGGCGGATAATGAAATTTGCCATGCCCAATGTAAAAGTGAGCTCCGTTATAGATGTATCCTACAAAATCAGCAGTCCATACCTGTTTAACCTGCGTAGCTGGGATTTTCAATACAAAATCCCCATCAAATATAGCGAGTACCGTACCTGTATGAATCCATTCTACGAATACATTTATATTCTGCAAGGTACAAATCAGTTAAGTGGATTCAATTCATTTGTTGATCCTGGAATGAGCCGACACTTTGGAGGTATCGAATACCATGACATGATATACGAATTTATCATGAAAGATGTTCCGGCATTCAGAGATGAAACATTTATCTCCTCAGCTAATGACTATATGATCAAACTGAACTTTCAGCTTTCAAAGATACATTATCCAACCGGAGGTGAACGTAAAATCATGTCGACTTGGGAAAATCTCGTTAAAGAGATGCTTGGTTCCGACGGCTATGCCGGTTATTTATCAGATGCAGAGAAGAAAGCCAAAGCGATAGTAGATACTATGAAATTCAGGTCAACCGATCCACTTGAAAAGGCGAAAGCCATTGAACGTTATATAAAAGACAACTTCAGTTGGAACGGAGATGTAACGAAATTCCCTGATAGCAGCCTAAAAGAACTTCTTAAAACAAAACGGGGAAATAGTGCCCAAATCAATCTGTTTCTTATCGGGATGTTGAAGGCCGCGGGCATTGAGACTTCACCGGTACTGCTTAGTACACGTGGGCATGGAAAGATATTCTCTGACTATCCCTTCCTGCATTTCTTTAATTATGTGATTGCAATGGCGAAAGTAGGAGAAGATCTTATTCCGTTGGATGCCACCGACCCATTGAGTAATTTCATGGAAATACCTCCTGTCTGTTTCAACGATAAGGGACTGTTACTTAAGAAAGAAAACGCGCAATGGATTACAATTAATAATCCCGGCTTGTCAAACTCAACCTATGTTCTGGACCTTCAACCTGACCCGATAAAAGAAAATGTATCAGGAAAAATAAAGATTGAGACTACTGGTTATGATGCTCTGAAACTCCGCGAACAATATCAGTCAAACTTTAAGCAATTTAAGAGCGATATCTTACCTTCAACCCTTACGCTAGCAGACTCTATTAAGACTAATAATCTGTCTCAATATGAAAAATCTTTTGAAGTTAATTTCGGAGCCAATACTCCTTTGGAGAAAGTGGAAGACAAACTGATTATTTCACCATTCTGCAATCTTTCTATCACAGAAAATCCGTTGAAAGGAGTTAGCCGTAGTTACCCGATTGACATGAACTATAAAAAAGAGAAGAAATATATCGCTACTATCCAAATTCCCAAAGGCTACAAAGTATTCTCAAAACCGGAAGATCTGAAATTGTCAAACAATCTGGGTGCTATCTCATTTACAACTGAAATTATTGACAATCAGACTGTCAAAATCATTGGTAGTTATAAGTTTAACAACGACGTGATTAATGCCGATCAATACTATGAATTGAAAGGATTCTTCAATAAAATCGTGGATAAATTCAACGAAAAAGTAATCTGCATAAAAGGATAA
- the kbl gene encoding glycine C-acetyltransferase, with protein sequence MYGKIRQHLQAELQKIKESGLYKQERIICSPQDAVIKLNDGREVINFCANNYLGMSNHPDLIEAAKAGLDNRGYGMSSVRFICGTQDIHKLLEQRIADFFGTEDTILYAACFDANGGIFEPLFTEEDAIISDSLNHASIIDGVRLSRAKRYRYANADMADLEKQLQLAQNERFRIIATDGVFSMDGNVAPVDKIVALAEKYDALVMVDECHSAGVVGKKGRGVTELFNIRGQVDIITGTLGKAFGGAIGGFTTGRKEFIDLLRQRSRPYLFSNSLPPAVVSAALRVFDLLEESDEWVERLHHNTDFFVEKMIHAGFDIKPTESSICAIMLYDAVLAQRFAQKLLDEGIYVIGFFYPVVPEGKARIRVQVSAAHTHEHLQKAVEAFIKIGRVLKVLI encoded by the coding sequence ATGTACGGAAAAATCAGACAGCATCTTCAGGCAGAGCTGCAAAAAATCAAAGAAAGCGGTCTCTATAAGCAGGAGCGAATCATTTGCAGTCCACAGGATGCGGTGATTAAGCTCAATGACGGACGCGAGGTGATAAACTTTTGTGCCAATAATTACCTGGGTATGTCAAACCATCCCGACCTGATTGAAGCTGCTAAGGCTGGTCTGGATAACCGGGGATACGGGATGTCTTCGGTACGCTTTATTTGCGGAACGCAGGATATTCATAAATTGCTGGAACAGCGCATTGCCGATTTCTTTGGCACAGAAGATACTATTCTCTATGCGGCCTGTTTTGATGCGAACGGAGGCATTTTTGAGCCACTCTTCACAGAGGAGGATGCCATTATCTCCGATTCATTGAATCATGCTTCAATCATTGATGGAGTAAGGCTTTCGCGAGCCAAGCGGTATCGATATGCCAATGCCGATATGGCTGATTTAGAGAAACAATTGCAGTTGGCTCAGAATGAACGTTTCCGCATCATCGCCACGGACGGTGTTTTTTCGATGGATGGAAATGTGGCTCCGGTGGATAAGATTGTGGCCTTAGCCGAAAAATACGATGCTCTGGTGATGGTGGATGAATGTCATTCTGCCGGAGTGGTTGGTAAAAAGGGCAGGGGAGTTACAGAATTGTTTAATATTCGCGGTCAGGTCGATATTATCACGGGGACTCTGGGAAAAGCTTTTGGTGGAGCGATTGGTGGATTTACGACCGGACGTAAGGAATTTATCGACTTGCTGCGCCAACGCTCACGTCCGTATCTCTTTTCGAACTCGTTACCACCAGCAGTAGTCAGCGCGGCGTTGCGGGTGTTTGATCTGCTCGAAGAGTCTGACGAATGGGTAGAACGGTTGCACCACAATACAGACTTCTTTGTGGAAAAGATGATTCACGCGGGCTTCGATATTAAACCGACGGAATCATCTATTTGTGCAATTATGCTATACGATGCAGTGCTGGCTCAACGATTTGCCCAGAAGCTGCTTGATGAAGGCATCTACGTGATAGGATTTTTCTATCCTGTTGTACCGGAAGGTAAGGCCAGGATTCGTGTGCAGGTCTCGGCAGCACATACACATGAACATTTACAGAAAGCAGTGGAAGCGTTTATAAAGATAGGCAGGGTGCTGAAGGTGTTGATTTAA
- a CDS encoding NAD-dependent epimerase/dehydratase family protein, with protein MNKILITGALGQIGSELSHAFNERYGNENVIVSDVNPDLNGIYPENIFVQTDVTDIDALDNLIQQHQIDTVIHLAAILSAKGEQNPELAWHINVNGLLNVIKLGIKYNLDRLMVPSSIAVFGPQSTLYNAPQETILKPNTMYGISKVIGEMLGSYYYRKNGLDFRGIRYPGIISYKTPPGGGTTDYAVEIFYEALKTGHYTCFLSSEACLPMMYMPDCVRATIELLEADAEFLKHHGDYNVGAMSFTPEDLANEIRKYIPNFTIDYKPDFRREIAKYWPASIDDSAACADWGWLPRYNLEMMVKDMLVHVAEKLNIPFSLKQ; from the coding sequence ATGAATAAAATTCTTATCACCGGAGCGTTGGGACAAATCGGGTCGGAACTTTCACACGCATTCAATGAGCGTTACGGGAATGAAAACGTCATTGTTTCTGATGTGAATCCCGATTTGAATGGTATTTATCCGGAAAATATATTTGTGCAGACAGATGTTACGGACATTGATGCCCTTGATAATCTCATTCAACAACATCAGATTGACACCGTAATACACCTTGCCGCAATCTTATCTGCCAAAGGAGAACAAAATCCGGAACTGGCCTGGCACATCAATGTGAACGGCTTGCTCAATGTGATAAAACTCGGCATCAAATACAATCTCGACCGGTTGATGGTTCCCAGTTCGATTGCAGTATTCGGTCCGCAATCCACGCTTTACAACGCCCCGCAAGAAACAATATTGAAGCCCAATACAATGTACGGCATTTCGAAAGTGATTGGTGAAATGCTCGGGAGTTATTATTACCGGAAAAACGGACTGGATTTTCGCGGTATCCGCTATCCCGGCATCATCAGTTACAAAACACCGCCGGGCGGAGGAACAACGGATTATGCCGTCGAGATTTTCTACGAAGCGCTCAAAACCGGACATTACACCTGTTTCCTGAGCAGCGAAGCTTGCCTGCCAATGATGTATATGCCCGACTGTGTAAGGGCGACCATCGAACTGCTGGAAGCAGATGCTGAATTTCTCAAACATCACGGTGACTACAATGTCGGAGCCATGAGCTTTACCCCTGAAGATTTGGCCAATGAAATCCGCAAATACATTCCTAACTTTACCATTGACTACAAACCTGATTTCCGGCGCGAAATCGCCAAATACTGGCCGGCATCCATTGACGATTCTGCCGCTTGTGCCGATTGGGGATGGCTGCCCCGATATAATTTGGAAATGATGGTCAAAGATATGCTCGTGCATGTGGCCGAGAAACTGAATATTCCATTTTCACTTAAACAATAA